CTGACTCTTAAGGCCGTTTGGAAGTTTCTGAAGTGTTCAGTGTTGAGTGCACTGAATGAAATGCTGATTAGGGTGATGGGAACAGCAGAGAATCggaaaagaaaattaattactGTGCACTAGTGTTTCAGGTCACTACTTCACAGTGTCCCCCTTCCTGTTCTAATAGACACATTACATAATAGTGTCCAAAAGAGAAAGAGGTTTGACATGAAGTAACCTTTCCGAATAATAAAAGCGATGCGGAGAATTAATTACGGTTACTGAGTTGTATTGATATGAGATGGGAGATATTTGAGCTTCACAATAAGGTGGATGGCCATGCCCTGTGATTGAAGCAGCAAGTGCACAAAGCATGGAGAGCATGTTACATAACTCATTTCTTTATTCTAATGGGCTTAATAAAATATGGGACGAGCGGCTCATTTAAACTAAGAAATTGCATCAGGTGATGAAATCCAGAAACAAAGCGTTCTCCAAGTATTGATTAACACCACATTACATAGAATGACTGATAAATTAGATTTCTGGGGATAGACACATCTTCTCTTTTGTGTACAATGTTTAACAAGTGGGCAGGGCGTGATGCAACTGTACATAACCTGCATGTACAGCACAGTTTGTGAAATGAACAGTCTAATCAAAACACATGTTGACATTGCACACCTTGCAGGGctcttactttttattttagcgGCACAAAGCCATTATTTCATCATTAATTTCTTAACAACTTCCTATCAGGTAGGATGTTATCTGTGTGGGAGGATTAGAGCTGGAAACTAGAACACCTGAAACATGGTGTCACAGGTAAAGAAACATAGCAAGAGTAATAGCCTAAGTAAAAGTTCCAAATCCCCTGAAGCTGCCATTTATAGCTTTAGTCCTTATGGAGTAAACCATTTAGACTTTATATTGACCTATttcctgtatatatatttgctttttCAATTCAATAAAAAGGGGCTGGGTTATGCTCGAAAAGGTTGTTATCCACACACATCTCTATTTAGAGAGGTAACAGGATGAAGATGGAGGTTAACGGCAGGAACAGTTCACCAGGGTTCTTCTCTGTAAATCAGCAACACGATGGCGGCCTCCTATCTCAGGACACATTAACTAGAACTTAAGTCATTTGTCTATTCAGTTAAAATAGTGAAGCTTATCACtgtccaaaataaaaaaacagtgtattatttcattttcaacaaCACAATCCACCTTTAAGTACAATaatcaatatattgttttagatGCACGTTATAATTGTTATAACACAATTAAAAAGTAACTCTTCCCCGCATTTGTACTGAATTTATATTGTGTCCTAAATGCAATATATTACAACAGCATCACCTGTTCTCTACCAAATCCTGCTTTGAGGAGCTGATGCTTCATTTCTGAAAGAGGAAGCAACTCATGACATTTCCTAAGCATGAAGAGTCCTTTTCATTCAAATTTATTagctctgaaaaaaaaaaacccctcaATATTATCCTTTAACCCAGATTTCCCTGCTGGTCTCATGCTTCAGCAGGCAAAAGCTTGGTGATCGCTGTCATATGGAGCGGATGATGGGATGAATGTTTGCCACCCTGCTCACCACTACCTGCCTCTAAGTGGTGTCTCCCATCACCTCTCACATCTGCTAACTCATTAATACAGCCACCGGCTGGAACAAGTTCTCACGTGAGGGTGTGCACCGTGTGTATtgttacacacaaacaatatgttGTTATTCAGTAATCCTGCTTCTCAAACACCACCCCACTTTTCAACAAAGAGTGCTGAGTAAAAACACTCAAGAATCCAGCTTGTATCCAACCGGAGCCAAGCAGTACTGGAAGAGAGAGCTGGTCTATTTAAAGGACTCAAGAGCGCCGTCCAGATGCTGAACTTTGTGGTATTCCATTTATTCCCAGTACTCAATGTCCTGGCCAATGATATCTGAGTAACATCCGGTGAGCTGGGGAAATCCTGGGTCTGTGCTGGCAGTGCCGCCAAGAACCTTGTTGTCAGATCGCTGAAATGAAATGCTGCCTCTCAGGCAAGATACCATAACAGCAGACGGGATCAATAGTCACTTATCTTTACGGTTTCAGCTGCGCTTTATTGGGGATGATGTGGGATGGGTGGTGTCAGAGTTTCTATGATATGATGTTATACGTCATCATGTCACAACAGTCCAATGCTGTGGAGTTTACTTTCGATAGAGATGAAAAATACCACACTATTGTGTACCGTAAGTGCATTTAGAGACTTATAGCCAACatatagagaatatagcaaatcCATAAAGATCTAAGTTTATAAAAGCTGGCCTGCAAACAAAGCCATTTAGTCTCTTATgtgcgcacgcacgcacgcacacgcacacgcacacacacactcacactcacacacacttataaaaGCCAAACAAGATGGTAAGACAGATTTTCCATTTTACCCCTCCAACTCAAAACAGTtgagataaaaataaacaacGTTGGTGCTGAAACTTCTGAGGCTGCTCATAACATTGTGGAAAAATAAGACGAACTACTTAAATCAAGTGTTTCCTTTTGCTTTATATTATGTtcaatgttttcaataaaaagacattgttttgtacatttatggACATGGTAGAGGAGAGTACATGGTGCAAAAACAGAAAGGAGACATGTGctttacagagagagaaacaagccgACAGCAGTGAAAGTAAACGGATAATATTCATATGGTGTTCTTTCCTCCTGGCACTCAGGGGAGTCTGTCTCTGAGGTCAACGACCAACTTCCCACATTTCCCACAAAGAACCCCACCTTAACAGCTACTTttttcacattcatattatGCTGTACAAATTACACAGCTCTTTAAACAACCTGAAGGCTGTCTTTCAGTGGGGCTCACCTCGTGTCTTTGAGACCAACCAGGTGGCATACAAGTGTCTCTCAGGACAGCAGGCTCTGAACCTGCTGAGGTGATCTGGGTAGCAGGTTCTCTAAGTCTTTGTAGCTGTTAGCTGGGCTGGTCAGCGCCGTGTAAACCTCCACATAGGCTCTGCACACCAGCTCTGTGGACTGACGGAAAATCTGCTccctgcaaacagaaaaaactCTTTCAATTTGTATactaacaaaacaaagtagCAACAGTGAGTGGGCCTGGTGTAAGACAGTGTAAGTGTAAATCAGACAAGCAGAGCTATGCTGTAATTAGTCACTGATCAAGAGCTGAACAAGAGCGCCATGAGTAAGAATTTGTcctaattactttttttttattgctcagTGACCATTGTGTGCCATTTCAAAACAATGAGTGGCAGGATGTGGTGCACACTGCCATCTATGGATACATCTTACAGGAAAAAGCACAAGCATCAGGTGTCAGCCACAGCAACATATACTGATGTAAAGACCGAAAGGACTCTTGTATTCCTTCTAATATTTGCAGCCATCTTttaatctaaaaatgtattgtgcTGTATTACTTTTAAGGACTTCTGGAGCCATCTCCACAGATATTTGGTTATGTCGTTTAGATACAGCTACAACAATAAGACAATCCAAAGAAAGTTATTCAGcaactattttattaatttatttcaaacaaaaatgtcaaacatttgatGATTCCAAGTTTTCAAATGAGATCATTTCCTGCTTTGCTTGATCTTACATtaaggtacatttaaaaaatggttttggttttctttgttgtttactTTTGATTGTGTTGATCATTTTAGTTCTTAAGtaggtttttcttttaatttaataatgtgtCATAACAAACTCAACATATAAAGTGAAGGACATAATGGGACTACTTCTTGCAGTGTGGTACAAATGGAGGATGCAGCAGTCATACTGAAAAGCCCGGTGAGAGGACTCGTATCCAACTTTTGTCCAACACAgaacagagaaacatatttCTGCCTATAACACCTTACTCCATACCAAGTGCACTAATGAGAAAAGTACATTCCCATCATTTGTGCGCAGCAGGAGTGTTTTCAGAGTGCTGGCGGGTGTTTTTAGGTGAGCAGAGAAACagacttgagagagagagagagagagagagagagagagagagagagagagagagagagagagagagtgagagagagataaagagagtgagagagagagagagagagagagataaagagagtgagagagataagagtgagagagagtgtgagagagagaaaaaaaagagtgtgagagagaagcgagagagagagaacgagagagagagaggagaagagagagagagacgaaagaGAGCacctcctctcgctctcccgCGGAGAGCTCCCGCGCTCGCGGCCCCCTCTCTCTTCGCTCCCCCaccttttgctctctctctctcctctcgctctccctaCTCcgatccctctctctcctctctctctctccctctctttttctctgctctcatcttctcccttctcttttctctctctcttcgctctctcccgtctctctccctatcgctctctctctctccctctctttttgtactctctcttctctctccctctctttttcttctcgcgctctctctctccctctctctctctcttctctctcttcttcggTTCTCCCTGCCcgccctcactctctctctctactctactttctctctcttctctctacctctctctctcttctccctctctctctcttctctctctctctcctctctttctcctctctctctccctctctctctctcatcatttatctctccccctctttttcgtctccctcgctctctatctctctcctctctctccctctttcccctcgcttttctcctctcatctctctctctctctctccctctctccctctctctctccctctctctctctctccctctctctctctctctctctctcgctctctctctctctcctctttccctctctttttctctctctctctctctctctctctctagctgctctctctctcctctcttctctctctctctccctctctctctctctctctctctctccctctctctctctctctccctctctctctctctctctctctctctctccctctctctctccctctctccctctctctctctctctctctctctctctctctctctctctttctcctctctctccctctctttctcactcgctcctcgctctctctctccgctcgcGCTCTgcgacctctctctctccctctctttcatccctcgtctccctctctcctctctctctctctctctttctcgctcccccctcttttctctccctctctctatctctctcgccctctttcccctctttccctctctttttctctctctctctctctctctccatcctctctctctcgttctctctccctctctctctctctctctgctctctttcctctctctctctctcctctctctctctacgctgctcctctcttctctccctcacgACAAAGAGGAGGAATGATTTCAGGGAACGAGTGTGAGTGAGAAATGGACCAGAAGCTAATTAATGGCGTCCTGCCCATCAGTCCTCCCATGTCCATTAATAGAGAACATTAACCTGAGGTACAGAGTGCTTCTCAAGCCTGCTGCACTTCCCAGTAAACGTGACTCATAGAAAGAGCCTTCCATTGTAGCAGCTGGATTGAGCTAAAAGCATGTGCATGTTCTGATCAGTAAGACGGGCAGTCCTGCCGACCACTCTCTCAATGTGTTGGTGGCTTTAGCAATTTAGCATCCAAACTCACCGTGCATTTAGTCGAGTGTTTTATTTGGAATGCTGTAATGATTGTATTTCATCTGGGAAACTAATGAATGCTGAACATTATTAGGCCGACGCTCGTGTTCTATTTTTAATCACTCTGAATATGCTCTTTAGCCTGTCTAAACACCATGCCATGTTGTAAACATTTAACATGGAGCCTGAATATTGCATGTTTGCTCTTCTTTTTATGAACACAGAGAGATACTGTCAACAATAGGGACAGGAACTCACTTGATGGCTGCACTGAGCAGGAAGTTGAGCTGTGGCATCACAAGAGTGTCAGGCGACGACAAGTACCGATCAAACTGGACCTGTTGTAGAGAGTCAAGAGCAGGTGACGAGTCAAAGATGCATAATCGTCGTGTGAGAATTGACCGTTTCCTGCAGGAACATTTGCTTTATTAATACACACAGAGTAACTCACCATTGCAGCTTTAATAGAAGAGCTGTCCATGctggggaggaaggacagaggaCCCTGagacagaaaagtgaacatCAGCTTAGAATCTCAAGGTCACAGTGTTTGAACAGCAAAAGGTCCGGTGGCTGAGGCTTCATTCATCCAGGTTTAGGCTGCAAGCAGTGTTGAAAAGTTTTCTTCCTTTCTCGTTTGTCTAAAAAGCTCTCAGCAGCTGCTAAAAATGGATGGAGGCAGGGGCGCAATTATGATTGAATGATTTTGTCTCCAGCCAACTAATTGTATAATAAGgataatttatttttctttgctttaagagaaactttatttaaaaaaacgcATTTTATCATCGAGTCTTGCTTCCCttgatgaaacaaaaaaaagatgatttacACTAGGGCTGGACAATATGATCTGTATCTTAATAACATGTCACATTCATCTCAATGACTATAAATAGTGCACGTACATCAGTACAGGACACTTCTTTTATCGTGCTGACTTACATGTTAAACGGCTGATTGGTTGGTTAAGCATGATGGCTTTTATCATATGGGATTCACACTGTTCATATATTGCAAACTGCAACAAAAGTCAATTCAAGTCTGTAAGAGATTCATAGTTTTGGTGATTTGATAACTTCAGTTTATCCTTTAGCCCTAATTTACAGCACCGAGGAGATTTAATggagaagaaatgttttttgaatACTCTGAACTTGCACATGGAGAATCTTGATTTAAAACAGGGAAAACAAGAGAAATGAGCTCCCTAAATCTTGATAGGGAAAGACATGACTGACTCTGTGAACACAACAGCCGGTACCTTTAAGGCAATTAGCCGTCACTGATTATCCAGAATGGCAACATTAAGTCAAGCTTAAATGTCTAAAttgccaacattaaaaacagcaaatagAAGGCAGTGCAAGGGTCAAAGCTACAGTGCAGTACCCAGAGTGATTTTATGGGGATATGTGcacattaacaaacacattaGGAGACTCCTCATCTGCTAGCTACAAGCCAGTGTTGTTTTAATCACGGCTGTCTTGTGTCTGACTGGTTTATTTGATGTATCACAGATGTATTACATGGATACAATGTTGAGCAGATAGTAAACGTAAACCTGAAAAGTCTAGAATATACTTGGGGATTCTTTTCAGTCATTGACATCTGGTATGCCGTCAAGTGTGGACAGCTAGAACTAATCTTTTCAAACACAAGACTATTTAAAGAAAACCCAAGACAGGCCACCCGAGGAGAGAGGTAGTCTGCAGAAGAATGACAGTTCTTGAGCTTTGTgttgagctgcagcagcagggtgTGGTGTGTCCTGACATGACCCTGGGTTTTCTTGCATGCTAAACCACAACTATGGGTCTCTCAGTCAGCCCAGTTGCAAAGTGTGCTGCAAAGAGGGAGGAAGGCTCCGGGGCATCAGCTCTCTCATCTGCACAGGACAATTCTGGAGAAGGTATAATATCTGTAATAGAACATAATAGgatctgcctctctctgtccgtTTCTCATCTGAACATGTGTTAGAAATGCTATTATGCCCCAATATAGACACTGGGCATGTTGTAACCATAGCAATAGCAAGTGTAAAGCCGAAACGTGGTAGTGTAAACAACACTGTTAGGTCCTAGGGACACTTACAGGAGAGATGTGAGAAAATAATTGAAGAGTGAGTGCTTGTGAATGTGTAGTTAAGTGCTGAGACCTGTTCAGCACTGTACTGCTGGACGCAGCTGTAGATGTAACTCAGTCCGGCTCTGGTCAGCACAAAGGACGCCTGCTCGTTGATCAGAGTGTCAAGGTGAGCCTCGATCTAGAAAATGTGGGAGAGAGTGGCTTAACATCCAGTGCATGCCCGCATTGTGAACCAATGGTACTTGTAGTTAATAGAGAACCACTGTGCTATTGATAATGAAACTTTCACAGGAGCTCTTGTGGTGCTCAATTACAAAAGACGCACTAAAAATAGAGGATAGATGGTACATTTGAGTGTGAACAACAATACATGACGCACACCCTTCTATGAGACAgcaaattaaatctttttttaataaaggaaTTGGGCTCTATGGGTTTTAATGAAAGGAACAAGAATCATTGTCAATGAACAATGCCTCTACGCACAGACGATGTTATGACTGTAAGCTAGGTTTTAGTGTTGGTTAACGTTTCATGATTCATTTTTCCTTGTCCAGCTAAAGTGTGGTCTGTCCTTATTAGTTTCATGCCTCCTGACTAAATGTGGTAAAATGTAAATAGTTACCTgaaacatgaacaaataaatgtacttgtctgattcacttttcttttgtagATAATTGATTACATTTAGGACAGACCTGGAACTCGAGCATCTCAAGCCTCTTGTCGGTGAACTCAAAGAGAGCCAGGGTGGTCTTCATGACATACAGTGAGTTCACCATGTAGGAAGCCATATCAGCAGTGCCGAGGTTACTGGCAGACACAGTACACAACTGTAGCAGGGGATCCAAGATGCAAGAGAGCACCTGGGAAAGATTAGGTAACACAAAGCATTAAGAGATGAGTGACATGTCACTGGGTTGGATGAACgggtgataaaaacaaatatcaacgGTTAAATATGACAATGAAGGGAGACGAGTTTTAATTGTCTGTTTCAATAAGAGTTCACCTGAGCAAAGTCCGCCTGGCGGGCGTCCAGAGGAACCACTGACGAGTCGTGGGAGGCCAGCACTTCCCTGAGGAGGGAAAGGGTCTGAGTGAGGGAGGCTGTAGGTCCCAGGTCTGCAGGTGGTAGCTCCACCTGCCCAGGAAGACACggacagaagaagacaaaagtATTAGTTGATGGAGCAAAAGTTATTCTTGCAGGGGTTAGTTGTGCACGGGCTGTAGCCTTCACCAAGACAAGCGGTCCTCGTAACATTATCAAAGCATCCCTAATGAGCAGCTTGATAGACCGAATACACAACTGCTTCCTGCTGCTACTCTGAGTCTCAGCTTGTTCAGAGTCAGTAGAGATGTTTTAATGAAGAGGGTTTTGATTTCATTGGCTTCTGGATACACAACACAGAACTGAGCCAGGCCACCGTTGGCCACCTAATAGAGCAAATTATGAGAAGGTTGTGTTCCTGGCATTAGCTGGAATTGACACCAAAACCCTGAGGGCCTTCAATTTCATTAACACCGAGCTACAGGGATAATTCTTGTAACTGCTATTGATCAGGACACAGCCAGCATGCTATATGGAAGAGCTACCGCTCGTGCTGAGGTATATTTGGATGGCAATTTAACTAAACCGTTTCAAGTTTGGTGTTTTTTGGCAGCTAGCGCCATTTCGATGCTGTGGCCAGCAGGCTGAAACTGTTTACAAGCATAAGTGCTTCAGAAATAGCCTTGTTGTCGTTGAGGGTTTTGAatcagagctgaaatacacaacgCGTGTCCGCAGGGTGCATTCTGAACTTCTGCACTGTCATTTAGGCTTTTATGAGAGAACATTGTGAACCGTcttgattttaaaaacaaagcttcttcttctttttctcctcaggTGATGATATTGTTTTCCTATTTCCACTTTCTCACGACTACACAGGAGAAAACAATATAGTGGATTATTCAAATAGAAATCATTCTACTCAACATACTCATACTGTACCTTGTCCATGAGTCTGCTTGCATGCATGCTCAGGCTGTTGAAGAACATCTTTTTGCTGAGGATGTGCATTTCTTCAATAGTGATGAGCAAGGAGGCCACACTGGTCCCGATGATGGAGCTGGACAAATCCATGAACAAGTAAATTAGGACTGCATCTGgtgattatttacattatcaattattttttcctttggattcataaagtttatttattttattatcaaaaaacgtcaaaatacagcaaaacaaaatgctcatcaagagcccaaagtgacatcttcaaattgcttgttttttctAGCTGactgtgcaaaacaaaaaaaaggtattcaatttaaaataatataaaacaaagaaaagaaaattccCAAATGagctaaatataaaatatgttttggcttaaatgattaatcgattatcaaaattgttgctgAGTGAGTTAAAATACCTGATGGTGTGGTGGTAGAACTTGAGCAAGTTGGACAGCTTGTAAAGCAGGACAGCACCAGGCTCAGCCACAATGACCTGTTCTATCCGAACctgagcgacagagacagaacaCAGCGAGCGAGGACGTGAGTAGAACACCACAGAGAAGAAGACGGTATGCATTCAACAGAGAATGTCAGTGTTTCTTTAATAATGTCTTAAACATATTTGGTTGCTCACTTTCAGTGGCCTGCAGACTCCCTCAGTGATGTGTCCAACCACCTCCTGCATGTTATCCTCCACACCTAATGTaagaggaagacacacacacacacacacacacacacacacacacacacaagcctttTCAAAGTCACATATCACAGGGAGAGTGAGATGATAATAACCATTAACTGTTAATTAACCAAAAGGGTGTAAGAAGATAACAGTTGACATGTGATAGCCTGGATGTAATAGCTCAGCAAATAAAAATGGAACTGACTGATCCCCCTACTGAGCTGTATTCATTCGAAAATGCTTTCACAACCGAAGAGGTTCAATTAAGGACACAAGAAAAGAATAAATCCATCAGCTGAACTAAATGTACTGGAATGAGAattgtttacacacacatgttgccaACATCTCAAACCTTACTGAACGACAGGTTACCCAAACTCTGTCCAATAAACCAGCTACCTGTGAGTCTGtgtgacatttatttacaaacacCTGCACTTGAAGATGAAAGCGTTACGATAAAGGAAAGCGTAAAACAAGCGGAAGAGAAAGCAGTTGGTGTGATCGCTCTACGTGTAATGCAAGGTGTGGCATGAACCGGAGATGATGGAGAAGTGCAGAATGTGGAATACCTTGCAGAGTGACTTGTTTCAGCAGAGCTTCTAGGTGCTCTTTCTCTGAGGCAGTGGCTTGGTGCAGCCAGGCCAGCATATCCCCAACATACCTGAAAGAGCGGAAAAACAACAGTCCGTATTAAACAGTACGTCACTGAGGGGTCAAGCTGAGGGCAAATCCTACCACGTCAAGACCACAGCTACAACGAGACATGGGTCATCgtgtttcacacacaaacacacgctgtTGGTGTTACATTACGGTGAAAAATAGAAAGGTTAGACCTGAATTATTGTGTgttaagtgtatgtgtgtgtgtgtgagcgtgtgatGACATAGAGGTGAGAAGAACTTGTTGTTCTCAGAACTGCGGATGCCTCTGATAAAGTGGAGGTGATTTTGTGTTCCGCGCATGGCTAGTATTCTAAGAAAAATCTCCCGTTTGGCTCCTGGGCACAGCAGACAGAGGGAAGGGGATGTGGGACAAcaggaaacaaagacacactcagacacttatagacattTAACATCTTCTTGAATTggattttaaaagtaaaaaatgtaagGAGTTGGGAATTAAATGGAATAGATCTATAGTTCAGGGTTCACTACATTTACACTCATACAATAGTTACACTGGAGAACAGGGGTGGGGGAAATACAATcaagattattattttctaagaattgatttgatttcttttaCTAAAGAAGCTAGATATTGCCTCTGATGGACAGTAACCCTACACACCAAGTCAAAGTGTGTCAATACTTGAAATGCAACAGGCAGCATTTGCATTGTTTGTGTATAGCTTGAAATGCTTGAGGTCACTAAGAATAGAGaaatactaaaaaataaaaaaattaaaaaaagtgtgtatttgtttgcctGTGTGTTATATTATTGCAGTCAGTTGatatcactttttaaaatttaaaaactCTGCTTTTCATGTCCTACTTTACCACACCACCTTTATTAGCGCACTAGAGTAGACCCTGAAGTTAGCACCGCTATGTACTGAACTGAGAATCGCTATTGAaactataaaatatttatagctTGGAGATTCAATTTGAATTTCACAAAAGATATAAAGGTTTTGTGTATTCATCACCTCTGGTTGTGGCCACATGGAAACAGgttgaatgttttattacagtaaGAAAATGGTAAACTTCAATACATGTGATGTACCTCATAGGGTCGTGTGAATGCATCTCTATGGGCCGTGGAGTCCCTCCGAGCCCTCCGCGAGTGAGGGCGTCAATGAATCCTCGTACCACAGCACACCTGCGCGCAGTCCCAAACTCATCCAGAGTGTACCTGGCCAAACAGAAGAGAAGGAAGGCAACGCTCAGCACCTAAGCCTCGTGCGAAAAAGACGGCAGTATTTTTCGTATCGGAGGTCAGTCGCTGACACACATAAACAATGCAGGCAGCTTTTCCAAAAAGGAAAGACTTTGAGGGTGTTTTGATTATTTGGCGGTGGCAGGCTCTGCGACAGACTAAACACAAGATAGAGCTGAATTAAGATTCTGGGAAACGCTGGTCTCCACTCTCTCAGCCTCAACATCCCCAGCCAGCGCATGACCTTGAACCCTTTTCTGTGCATTGAGACAGGTGcaatgcagacagacagacagacagacagacagaatgagGGGTTGCCATCAAAACATCTTGGGGTAAAGTGTGAAACTttcctttgtgttgttttgctctAGGGACAAAGTTTAACTCGCGGTGAGCATCGGGAAATCTGTGAGTCCCGTGCTATTCTTTGTTCTATACGAGCACAAATTGTATTGGTATATTGGTATAACTCATTTGCATGGATATTGACAGTGAATGCTTTTAAAAAGATAATTCTTAATTTTCTTCACTTTGTATTTGTGCTCGCTTTTAAATAACAGGGAGTAATGGGCATTAGTAGTACTTACTCATATGTACTGCAATCATTTCAAAGCACTTAAAGATTCTCAAAATTCATAACAAAATAGACAAAATCAAGAATGTAGCTGCTGTAAACAAAACTGTGTTCGTTTAGGAATCTCAGAAGATGTCTCAAATATATCGCGTAACGTACTGTCCTTACTTGACACGATCAGAAGGAATATTTTATTAAACTATGGAgggaattttattttatttggattaATTCATCCAAAATAAACACTTGAAATGAGTACTACTCATACAGTAAGAAACCTGCAGACgcagtttgtattttttgcacttTCTTCTAATGGCGACGATTTCTGTTGCTCCAGGCGGTTTGCTCTGTTGTTTTCCAATCACAaatctcttgctttctctcacC
This genomic interval from Cottoperca gobio chromosome 13, fCotGob3.1, whole genome shotgun sequence contains the following:
- the cog6 gene encoding LOW QUALITY PROTEIN: conserved oligomeric Golgi complex subunit 6 (The sequence of the model RefSeq protein was modified relative to this genomic sequence to represent the inferred CDS: deleted 1 base in 1 codon); translation: MAATKVELSADSSTVIQNPNATSQPNNPLSRKLNKILETRLDNDKEMLEALKALSVFFTENSLRTRRNLRGDIERRSLSINEEFALIFKDVKEELESVHEDVQAMSTCCEEMTDRLKAAKEQTQDLIVKTNKLQGESHRLEVRAQVAQAFLAKFQLSNEEMAALRGARDAPVTEDFFKALSRVKHIHEDVKILLRTNQQTAGLEIMEQMAVLQETSYEQLYRWAQNECRGLTQETCDISPVLTQAMEALQDRPVLYKYTLDEFGTARRCAVVRGFIDALTRGGLGGTPRPIEMHSHDPMRYVGDMLAWLHQATASEKEHLEALLKQVTLQGVEDNMQEVVGHITEGVCRPLKVRIEQVIVAEPGAVLLYKLSNLLKFYHHTISSIIGTSVASLLITIEEMHILSKKMFFNSLSMHASRLMDKVELPPADLGPTASLTQTLSLLREVLASHDSSVVPLDARQADFAQVLSCILDPLLQLCTVSASNLGTADMASYMVNSLYVMKTTLALFEFTDKRLEMLEFQIEAHLDTLINEQASFVLTRAGLSYIYSCVQQYSAEQGPLSFLPSMDSSSIKAAMVQFDRYLSSPDTLVMPQLNFLLSAAIKEQIFRQSTELVCRAYVEVYTALTSPANSYKDLENLLPRSPQQVQSLLS